The region TTGGTCTCTCCCACGGCAGCGTATTTAAGACCATTGATTACAAGATTTTCAAAAACCTGAGTCAGACGTTTTGCGTCCCCCAGTACAACAGGCAGATCCGCAGGAATAATTAAATCAGTCTTTTTATCATCCAGCTGATCTTTGAGATCTTTTTTTATTTCATTAATCAGCATGGTCAGATTAATCGAAGCTACCTTCAGCTCCATGCGCGAAGTTCGTGAAAGTTGTAACAAGTCGTAGATCAGTTCATGCATTTTTTTATTGGCTTTTTCGACCCGCTCTAATGAATCAATAAGATCATTATAGCGCCCCGCCTGCAGATCTTCGCGCAAGAATGAAATATAAGAGCTGCTTGTCACCAACGGTGCCTTTAGATCATGTGAAACCGTATAGACGAATTGTTCCATTTCTAAATTCTTTTGCTGAACTTCATCGTACGCTCGCAACAACATCAAATCCATTTTTTTACGTTCAGTGATATCCACAACCGACGCGACAACGAAATTTCCTTGCTCAGTTTCTAAGGGATTTAGCCCTATCTCTACCGGTATTTCGCTGCCATCTTTGCGAATTCCGCGCAGGTCGCGTCCCGCTCCCATTTGACGTTTAGAAGGATGAGCAAAGAACCCGGTGCGATGACCGACGTGGTTGGAGCGGACTTCTCGAGGAACAAGAATCTCAAGGCTTTGTCCTAATAACTCACCCTTATCATAGCCAAACAGCTTTTCCATCTCTGCATTGCACATCAAAATTTCGCCGCGTTGATCGACAACAATCAAGCCATTCGGAACCGAGTCCACAATGATGTTGAACTTGTTGCTATCTGACTTAAAAGCCGCATTTGCTGAACGTACTGAGGGCTCTTTGTCCGCTTCCATGGATTTCTCCCGTATACTTTAATTTGACAGACGCGAAATGCATTCTCTAGTTACAAGGATCTCGGTTAATAAAATACACAAGTGCTTATTTGTTTTGACCAGTTTTTATTTACTGCAGAGGCGGTCGCAGTTCGCTGGCTCCCGGTGACGCCTCCATCTTTCTGCGCATATCTTCAACCATAATCAATTGCGACACCCTTAAATGCAGAAGTTTCGCATCGAATGGTTTTTCAATAATTTCCACGCTCCCAAGCTTGGCGGCTTCGGTCTGCAATTCCAAGGACGGGTTCCCCGTTTGTACAATGGCAACAGTGTTCACATTATTGGCTTTCGCTTGTGCCACAATGGCTATACCAAAGCCTCCATCTATGTTTTGATCTGTGACAATGACGTCAGGCTTTAGGGCAGTCAGGATTTTAATGGCCGTATCAAAGTTCGTTGTGAATTCAACCCTTTGAAAAAGATCCTTCAGAGAATCGACGATCATTTCCCCCAGGTCGTGATCATCCTCGACCACCAGGAGATTCATTTTCTGCGGCATATGTTGCATCCTTTGAGGAGTAATACCCACTAGATTGATCTGAACACTTTCACTTTGCAACCGGAGTACAAATGGATTTTAACAAAATGTTATTTGCCGAAAAAAGTAAGTTGAATGAGCACGTGTTGATGCATTGGATTCGAGCTTCTAAGACGCCGTTGTCGTTCGCACCTGCCATGAGTTTCTTTGTGCTGGGTTTTAAGGATTTGCTACTGAATTGTGAATATCCTAACGCCACGACAACCTTGGAAAAGGCTGTCAACCATCACTGTCGTGAAGACCTAGAACACTGGCAACTGTTTTTAGAAGATTTGGAGACCATGAATGTAGGGCAAAGTGCGTGGGGAACAAAAACTACAACCGCCCTTCGTCAAATCTGGTCAGATGAAAACTGGAGAGTTCGCCAAGCGACTTATCGATTGATGTCCCTGACATTCCAACATAAAAGCCCGGGTGTGCGACTGCTGATGATTGAATGTCTGGAACTGGCCTTTGCTGTGTTTATTGAGGCTGTTCGTGCATCTGACTCTCACTCGCCAGAAGCTCTAAAATACTTTGGTGATCACCATTTCTTTGAAGAAGCCAGCCACCAACAAGGTAGTTGGATTGATGAAACACATCAACTGAATCTCAATGATCTCAGTCTGACGGACGAGGAAACAAAGGCCGCAGCAATGATTGTTGTTGAAGTATTCGAAGGCTTTCATTTGATGTTTACATCTTGGTACAGACAACGTGCGATCTTTACATCTCCGCCGCCGGTCGCGATTCCGAAAGAATCGGCTGCATTACGACCAAGGGAAATTTAACGCGCATATTGACGCCCACGGTGCGCGCAAAGGCGGCATCTTTATATCCGGTCTGAAAATCTATACGTCCATGCATCATATCAACATAGGCCTTCACCAAAGGGAGGCCGAAGCCAGTACCCTTTTCATTATGAAGTCCTTTGCGTGTGGTGGCACCCGTGAACGAGAATAATTTCGGCGCAATGCTCGCCGGAATACCAATGCCAAAATCAATCACTTCGATCGTCAGACTGCGTGCATCTTCGCTCAATCGAATTACGATCTCCTCCCCTCGCGGGGAAAATTTAATCGCATTACTTAAAAGATTTCCAATAATCTGACCTTGCAGCAGATGAGAATCAATCATGACCGCTGAATGGCGATTCTTACGGTTATCGATGAATCGCACCGTTAAGTTTTGCGCAGCCAACTGCTCTGCATAATACTGAACGGCATTTTCGGCGGATATCATAGGGTCCGCGACTTTAAGATCCAAATTCTTTTTGCCAGCGTTCACTGCTTGCAACTCGCGAACCTTTTCAATTGTGGATACTATATAGCGCAGTGATTTCCCTAAGCGATCTAATACGGGAGTTTGCTCCCCACCTTCCATTTTGCCTAAGGACATCATTGCTGTGGTCACTGGCGTCGCAAGATCGTGGATAAGAATCGAAATCAAAGCTTTGTTACGATTGTCGAGATCCACCAACTCCTTCGTTTGTTTGGTGACCTCATCCTGCAGACGACTGCTGTATTGGGCCGCCAATTGCCAAAGAAGAAAAGAAGGAAAAAAGATCGAAAATGCAAAGGTCAAAAGAAACGCAAAAGTGAAACCAAAGACCGCCCCCGATTCACTGCTGCGCAAGAAGGGGTAATCCAGATAATGAATTGCCAAAAGGACCAACAACAGAGCCAAAATTCTAAAGCCCTTCGAATCCCCCTTAGATTCACGGGAGACCTTGGCATTTCGCGCCTTCAAAGCGGCGCAGAAAAGTGGCATCGCGATTGCTATCGCCGAAAATATAGAGGCGAATTGGAAAGACCCCGTCAAATTAAGAGTCACCAACCCCAAAACTATTAAAGTGATTGGAATCGTGTAAACCCAGTAGCGTCTTTCAGGATTTACCAAAAGAGCGGCCGTGATTTCATAGTAAACCCAGCTAGCCAAGACATAAAAACTATAGGCTAACAGCATCTTGTAATCGTAATTTACAAACTGACTTTGCAGAAAAAAGTTTATGGATGTGATCACCCAACTGAGGGTGATGTACCCAAAAATACGATTCCTATGGATGTACCACAAGGCTGCAGAGGTAAAGACATTTACGAGCATAGTTCCGGCAAAAACCAGAATGACGATATGTAAATTTGGGCTCATCCCACAAGTGTACGCCGGGGAATTTGAAGCCCCAACTGAATTCAGGATTTAGAGATTTTCCCTGTCAAAGACCACCGTCAACAAAACCAAATTTGGAAAGATGTCGCAGTTGAGAGACTTTACGAATCCACACCACTTTTCCCTTTAAACCATCACGATTTAAAATTCTTAAAAGCTCCGGTCGCATCAAACGATGAACATTGCCGATGGTTTTATAAAGCTTTTTAGTCTGATCCCAAGAAACTTCAGAACATCCTGCCGGCAGCTCTTCACGGGGAAACCATATATTTTTGATCTGCCGTTTTGTTGCCCACCAATAATGCCGCCAAATGGGGAAATCAATCATCACTATTTGATCAGCCAATTGAAAACGACGCTCAATAATATCTAAGGGACCATATCCATCAATGATCCATGATGTCTGGTTTTGGACTTCTGTTAGGAGGGCAATGGATTCTTTATGAGGACGAATTTTCATGCCAGCAACGAATTGGATGGAATCAACGTGGGTCAACGGAAGTTGATACCTCTTTGCCAAATGACGGGAGAGGACTGTTTTACCAGCGCCGGCATTTCCAATGACTGCAATTCTTTGGGGAGTTTGTGACATTCATTGATCTTTAGCAAACAACGGAGGCAGCGGTCAACGTCTCGCTGATTCCCTTCTATTCTTGGGTTCACAAAGAGAGGTTTACATGGAAAGAAAAGCATCCGTGCAATGGAAAGGAAATATTCAACAGGGTCAAGGAGAAGTATCTACGGAAAGTGGTGTTTTGAATCGCACACCGTACTCGTTCAGCCGCCGTTTCGGCACAGAAAAAGGGACGAATCCCGAGGAACTTATCGCAGCAGCCCATTCCTCATGCTTTGCAATGGCCTTATCAGCAGCTCTGACACAAAAAGGGTTCACTGCAGATACTTTGAACGTAAATGCTGCAGTAAGTATTGAGAAAAATGGCAGTGACTGGGTCATCACTCATTCCAATCTTTCTTTGCGAGCCAAAATTCCTGGAATCGACCAAACACAGTTTAAAACCATCGCTGAAGAAGCTAAAAGCAACTGCCCTGTTTCAAGACTGTTAGATACTGAAATCTCTTTAGATGCGGTTCTTGACGAAGGTGAAGCTCGCGCGACACACTAACGAGGATGATCAAAGAAAAACATTTTTATCCGATATCCAAGAATCTCTCCAAAGTTCCGACTGAAAGTGGCTCGAAAGGTTCGCCTAAAAAAGCTCTTAAATCGGACTTTGAAGAGATCATCGAAAAACTGGCCGACCTTCAGGAACTGATCTTTGCGGAAGCAAAACACAAAGTTCTGATCATTCTGCAAGGCTTAGACACCTCCGGTAAAGATGGGACCGTCAAACACGTTTTCGCGGCGGTTAATCCGCAGGGCCTGCGCGTGGTTTCATTTAAGCGCCCGACCGAGTTAGAAATGCGCCACGATTATTTATGGCGTATTCACAAGCAAACACCGGAACGTGGAGAGCTTGTGATCTTTAATCGGAGTCATTACGAAGATGTCGTTATTCCGACAGTTCATAAGACTTTATCATCGTCTCAGATACAAAATCGTATCGATGATATCAATGCCTTCGAAAAAATGCTGTTTGATGAGGGGGTCACTGTCCTTAAATTCTTCTTGCATATCAGTCGTAAGGAGCAGGCCTCCAGACTGATGGAAAGAATTCACAATCCTAAAAAGCACTGGAAATTTGAATTAAGCGATTTGACCGAGCGCCGGCACTGGCATTCTTACCAAAAAGCCTATGGGGAAGTTATAATAAAAACACATCATCCCGACCGTCCATGGTACATTATTCCTGCTGACGACAAGGACATGCGCAACTATATCATTTCATCGATCTTGGTGGACCGCTTGCAAAAACTAAAACCCGTCCTACCTAAGTTCGACAAAAAAACCTTTGCGAAAATAAAAAAACAACTGAAAAAAATTTAAGGGCTCGGTTCAAAATAATTCGGTGGTGGTGGTTCGGGTTTTCTGAGATGGCGTTCATAATCTCTGACGATATCCTCCACCTTTTGGTAGTCGATACGATTAAGGGCTTGTTCTACTTTTAAGTTTTCTAAATCACGTCCCACCGACATAAATGCTGCCACCCGATCACCTTCGTAATAGACGACTGCAAAATCATCTTTGCCGGGATCTCCCAAAAGATCCATGCGATCAAAATGGTCGGAATATCCAATATAACAAATGATCTTATCGAACTGCTGAGTCCAGAAGAAAGGAACATCCTGATATTTAAGCCTTGCTCCCAGAATATTGCATGCCACAACTTGACCATGTCTCTCGGCGACTTCCCAGTGCTCCACGCGAATAGGACGAAGGCTGCGCGGATCAGGCCAACGGGCAATATCACCGGCGGCATAAACACCAGGAACCGTAGTCTGCATGTATTCATCGACAATAACTCCATGATCTATTTCACACCCCGCTTGTCGGGCTAGCTCGAGGTTTGGCTTAATACCGACACCGACCACAACGAAATCACATTCGATCTTTGTATTGTTATCCAGAATGACAGATCTGCTGTTGATTTCTTTCACACTGTGGCCCAGGTGAAACCGCACCCCATGGGACTCATGGGTCTTTTTAATATAACTTCCCACGTGGATCCCCAGATTTTTTATCAGTGGTAGTTCCTCGGGTGCAATGACATGAACATCAATACCCCTCTGTTTTAAAGAGGCAGCGACCTCCAACCCGATAAAACCCGCGCCAATCACAGCCACCGTTTTCGATCCATCACATTTATCGATGATGCGGTGACAGTCCTTTAAAGTTCTTAACATAAAGACATGAGGCTGATCGATACCTGGAATAGGAGGAGAAATCGGCTCTCCCCCAGTGGCTAGGACCAACTTATCGTAAAACAGTGTT is a window of Bdellovibrio sp. SKB1291214 DNA encoding:
- a CDS encoding sensor histidine kinase encodes the protein MEADKEPSVRSANAAFKSDSNKFNIIVDSVPNGLIVVDQRGEILMCNAEMEKLFGYDKGELLGQSLEILVPREVRSNHVGHRTGFFAHPSKRQMGAGRDLRGIRKDGSEIPVEIGLNPLETEQGNFVVASVVDITERKKMDLMLLRAYDEVQQKNLEMEQFVYTVSHDLKAPLVTSSSYISFLREDLQAGRYNDLIDSLERVEKANKKMHELIYDLLQLSRTSRMELKVASINLTMLINEIKKDLKDQLDDKKTDLIIPADLPVVLGDAKRLTQVFENLVINGLKYAAVGETNTIEIVQNETEKEWNIGVKDNGPGIPPQYHKKIFALFQRLDTQKEGTGVGLTIVSRIMGLHGGRAWVESEPPHGATFWLCFPKQPQFKENRDGIH
- a CDS encoding response regulator; amino-acid sequence: MPQKMNLLVVEDDHDLGEMIVDSLKDLFQRVEFTTNFDTAIKILTALKPDVIVTDQNIDGGFGIAIVAQAKANNVNTVAIVQTGNPSLELQTEAAKLGSVEIIEKPFDAKLLHLRVSQLIMVEDMRRKMEASPGASELRPPLQ
- a CDS encoding PPK2 family polyphosphate kinase, which translates into the protein MIKEKHFYPISKNLSKVPTESGSKGSPKKALKSDFEEIIEKLADLQELIFAEAKHKVLIILQGLDTSGKDGTVKHVFAAVNPQGLRVVSFKRPTELEMRHDYLWRIHKQTPERGELVIFNRSHYEDVVIPTVHKTLSSSQIQNRIDDINAFEKMLFDEGVTVLKFFLHISRKEQASRLMERIHNPKKHWKFELSDLTERRHWHSYQKAYGEVIIKTHHPDRPWYIIPADDKDMRNYIISSILVDRLQKLKPVLPKFDKKTFAKIKKQLKKI
- a CDS encoding adenylate kinase — protein: MSQTPQRIAVIGNAGAGKTVLSRHLAKRYQLPLTHVDSIQFVAGMKIRPHKESIALLTEVQNQTSWIIDGYGPLDIIERRFQLADQIVMIDFPIWRHYWWATKRQIKNIWFPREELPAGCSEVSWDQTKKLYKTIGNVHRLMRPELLRILNRDGLKGKVVWIRKVSQLRHLSKFGFVDGGL
- a CDS encoding OsmC family protein, with the protein product MERKASVQWKGNIQQGQGEVSTESGVLNRTPYSFSRRFGTEKGTNPEELIAAAHSSCFAMALSAALTQKGFTADTLNVNAAVSIEKNGSDWVITHSNLSLRAKIPGIDQTQFKTIAEEAKSNCPVSRLLDTEISLDAVLDEGEARATH
- a CDS encoding FAD-dependent oxidoreductase, whose amino-acid sequence is MAISAQVTGPDFTKGVSVDLIQEGETILGHVGDKAVLLAKVEGEIYAVGANCTHYGGPLNQGLLAGHHIHCPWHHSSFNIKTGEAEKAPALVPISCWRTEVKDDKIFVTGKKTIPRPIVRGTESQHVVIVGGGAAGTSCAAMLRRQGFAGTIQMISHDDSIPYDRTNLSKDYLSGTAPDDWLPILKESFFDKNKIQLNLNVAVVKVDSAKRSVLLSNDKTLFYDKLVLATGGEPISPPIPGIDQPHVFMLRTLKDCHRIIDKCDGSKTVAVIGAGFIGLEVAASLKQRGIDVHVIAPEELPLIKNLGIHVGSYIKKTHESHGVRFHLGHSVKEINSRSVILDNNTKIECDFVVVGVGIKPNLELARQAGCEIDHGVIVDEYMQTTVPGVYAAGDIARWPDPRSLRPIRVEHWEVAERHGQVVACNILGARLKYQDVPFFWTQQFDKIICYIGYSDHFDRMDLLGDPGKDDFAVVYYEGDRVAAFMSVGRDLENLKVEQALNRIDYQKVEDIVRDYERHLRKPEPPPPNYFEPSP
- a CDS encoding sensor histidine kinase; this encodes MSPNLHIVILVFAGTMLVNVFTSAALWYIHRNRIFGYITLSWVITSINFFLQSQFVNYDYKMLLAYSFYVLASWVYYEITAALLVNPERRYWVYTIPITLIVLGLVTLNLTGSFQFASIFSAIAIAMPLFCAALKARNAKVSRESKGDSKGFRILALLLVLLAIHYLDYPFLRSSESGAVFGFTFAFLLTFAFSIFFPSFLLWQLAAQYSSRLQDEVTKQTKELVDLDNRNKALISILIHDLATPVTTAMMSLGKMEGGEQTPVLDRLGKSLRYIVSTIEKVRELQAVNAGKKNLDLKVADPMISAENAVQYYAEQLAAQNLTVRFIDNRKNRHSAVMIDSHLLQGQIIGNLLSNAIKFSPRGEEIVIRLSEDARSLTIEVIDFGIGIPASIAPKLFSFTGATTRKGLHNEKGTGFGLPLVKAYVDMMHGRIDFQTGYKDAAFARTVGVNMRVKFPLVVMQPILSESRPAAEM